In the genome of Nonlabens sp. MB-3u-79, one region contains:
- a CDS encoding S41 family peptidase — MKSLLTWLLLFTAISLQAQQDAGWLRHQSISPDGSQIVFTYKGDLYKVAAIGGDAQQLTFHEAHDYQAVWSKDGKQIAFASNRYGNFDVYVMSAKGGAATRLTFHSSDEQPFTFTHDDQGVLFGAVRLDEVNHRQFPTGSQPEVYSVPVSGGRVDQVFTVPAEFLNVSKDGKTILYHDKKGGENIWRKHHESSITRDIWKYDVANNTHQMITTYKGEDRMPIFSNDEKSFYYLSEQSGTFNVYKSNIDGTNTTQLTSFDLHPVRFLSVGNGTLCFGFDGKLYTMKEGQEPKKLQVNITTQQISNNDQFISVDGGVNEMEVSPDGKEIAFIARGEVFVTSIEESFTKRITNTPEAERFVTWGPDGKSVVYSSERDGKWSVYKTEKVRKEEPFFFASTLIKETAVLENGKDNYLAKYSPDGKKIAFIEDRRTLKIKDVKSGEEVTLMTPKDLYHMRDGDKNFVWSPDSKWLLMDWGVTLSNSDVLLLAADGSKRINLNESGYYDYSPKWVNDGKQMIWFSNRDGLKSYATSGSSQSDVYAMFFTQDAWDEFNLSKEEYALQKEIKKLTAAEKKKDSLKNEKKKSKKDKKADKEKDKDSVKELQFDWADMKERTKRFTIHSSSLSDAVLSKDGSKLYYLTRFEDKLNLWTTDLRTKETKMAIELNASSGSLQWDKEMKNLFLLSSGSISKIDVEKSKKEPVKISGEMEYDAIAERQAMFDHVWIRTNAIFYHPDFHGIDWDLMKKEYVKHLPYVGNSHEFTELLSEMLGELNVSHAGAGGASISMENKDATASLGIFMDYNHKTNGIKITEVIKGGPLDKASFDVKEGMIIEKIDGVDISATKDIATYLNRKSGKFTLLEILDPAAKKSIIITVKPISLGEERGLLYKRWVKQNEEEVTKKSNGQLGYVHIPGMGDGPYRDVYEKMMGKFYDRKAMIIDTRFNGGGDLVADLAMFFTGTPFITYATEDKVVGGEPTSRWVKPTLAMINEAQYSDGHCFACGYTDLKIGKTVGMPTPGTCSFAGWEGLPDGSYWGVVPISAKDINGKWMENSQTEPMIKVKNMPGQIDNGSDQQLDRAIMELLKDVK; from the coding sequence ATGAAAAGCCTATTGACTTGGTTATTGCTCTTTACAGCAATCTCCTTACAAGCACAGCAAGATGCAGGTTGGTTGCGTCATCAAAGCATATCACCAGACGGTTCTCAAATAGTATTTACCTACAAAGGGGATTTGTACAAAGTAGCAGCAATTGGAGGTGATGCTCAACAGCTTACTTTTCATGAAGCACACGATTACCAAGCCGTATGGAGTAAAGACGGAAAACAAATTGCTTTTGCTTCTAACCGTTACGGAAACTTTGACGTTTATGTCATGAGTGCAAAGGGTGGTGCCGCGACCAGGCTCACTTTTCACTCCAGCGACGAACAACCCTTTACATTTACACATGACGATCAAGGAGTTCTTTTTGGCGCCGTGCGTTTGGATGAGGTCAACCACAGACAATTCCCTACAGGATCACAACCCGAAGTTTATAGCGTTCCAGTTAGTGGAGGGAGGGTAGATCAAGTATTTACGGTTCCAGCAGAGTTTTTAAATGTAAGTAAGGATGGGAAGACCATCTTGTACCACGATAAAAAAGGCGGAGAAAATATATGGCGCAAGCATCATGAATCAAGTATAACCAGAGACATTTGGAAATATGACGTCGCTAATAATACCCATCAAATGATCACTACCTATAAAGGTGAAGATAGAATGCCTATTTTTTCTAATGATGAAAAATCGTTTTATTATTTAAGTGAGCAAAGTGGCACGTTTAACGTTTATAAATCTAATATCGATGGCACTAATACAACTCAACTGACCTCTTTTGACCTGCATCCAGTACGTTTTTTATCTGTTGGAAATGGGACTCTTTGTTTTGGTTTTGATGGGAAACTATATACCATGAAGGAAGGTCAAGAGCCTAAAAAACTACAAGTAAATATTACGACACAACAAATAAGTAATAATGATCAATTTATTTCTGTTGACGGCGGAGTGAATGAAATGGAAGTATCACCAGACGGTAAAGAAATTGCCTTTATTGCTAGAGGAGAAGTATTTGTAACTTCTATTGAGGAGTCCTTTACCAAGAGAATAACCAACACGCCAGAAGCAGAACGTTTTGTGACATGGGGGCCAGATGGGAAGTCAGTGGTCTACAGCAGTGAGCGTGATGGAAAATGGAGTGTTTATAAAACGGAGAAAGTACGTAAAGAAGAGCCTTTCTTTTTTGCCTCTACCCTGATTAAAGAAACCGCTGTGTTAGAAAATGGAAAAGACAACTACCTAGCAAAGTACTCACCAGATGGTAAGAAAATCGCTTTTATAGAAGACAGACGCACCTTGAAAATAAAAGATGTAAAAAGTGGGGAAGAGGTCACTTTGATGACTCCTAAGGACTTGTACCACATGCGAGACGGGGATAAGAATTTTGTATGGAGTCCGGACAGTAAATGGTTGCTTATGGATTGGGGGGTCACTTTGAGTAACAGTGATGTCTTATTACTAGCTGCAGATGGATCTAAGAGAATCAACCTCAATGAAAGTGGTTACTATGATTACAGCCCTAAATGGGTGAATGACGGAAAGCAAATGATCTGGTTTTCTAACCGCGATGGGTTAAAGTCTTATGCCACAAGTGGTTCTTCCCAAAGCGATGTGTATGCTATGTTTTTCACTCAAGATGCTTGGGACGAATTCAACCTGAGTAAAGAGGAATATGCACTTCAAAAGGAAATTAAAAAACTAACCGCAGCCGAAAAGAAAAAAGACAGCCTTAAGAACGAAAAGAAGAAAAGTAAAAAGGATAAAAAGGCAGATAAAGAAAAGGATAAAGATAGCGTCAAAGAACTCCAGTTTGATTGGGCAGACATGAAAGAACGTACCAAACGCTTTACTATACATTCTTCTAGTCTTAGTGATGCCGTTCTTTCTAAGGATGGTAGCAAACTGTATTACTTAACTAGATTTGAAGATAAACTCAACCTGTGGACCACAGATTTGCGTACTAAAGAAACTAAAATGGCCATTGAGCTCAATGCTTCTTCTGGTAGTTTACAGTGGGACAAAGAGATGAAAAATCTATTCCTTTTGAGCAGTGGTAGCATCTCTAAGATTGATGTTGAAAAAAGCAAGAAAGAGCCTGTGAAAATATCTGGCGAGATGGAATACGATGCCATTGCTGAGCGTCAGGCTATGTTTGATCACGTATGGATACGTACTAATGCTATTTTTTATCATCCAGACTTTCACGGTATAGATTGGGACTTAATGAAAAAAGAATACGTTAAACACTTACCTTATGTAGGGAATAGTCATGAATTTACTGAGTTACTTTCTGAAATGTTGGGAGAACTTAATGTCTCTCATGCAGGCGCTGGTGGCGCAAGTATTAGCATGGAAAATAAAGACGCAACTGCATCCTTAGGAATCTTTATGGACTACAATCACAAAACCAACGGTATTAAAATTACCGAGGTGATCAAAGGTGGACCGCTGGATAAAGCTAGTTTTGATGTGAAAGAAGGAATGATCATCGAGAAGATCGATGGTGTGGACATAAGCGCTACTAAAGACATCGCAACATATTTAAATCGTAAATCGGGTAAGTTTACTTTGCTAGAGATACTTGATCCAGCGGCTAAAAAAAGCATCATAATTACTGTAAAGCCTATTAGTCTAGGAGAAGAGCGTGGATTGCTATACAAAAGATGGGTAAAGCAAAACGAGGAAGAGGTTACTAAGAAAAGTAATGGGCAGTTAGGTTATGTTCATATTCCAGGAATGGGAGATGGACCTTACCGAGATGTCTATGAAAAAATGATGGGTAAATTCTACGACCGTAAGGCAATGATTATTGACACACGTTTTAATGGTGGTGGAGATCTTGTTGCAGACTTAGCTATGTTTTTTACAGGTACGCCATTCATTACCTACGCGACAGAAGATAAAGTAGTAGGCGGCGAGCCTACTTCTAGATGGGTAAAACCTACACTGGCGATGATCAATGAAGCACAGTACAGCGATGGACACTGCTTTGCTTGTGGTTATACTGATCTTAAAATAGGTAAAACAGTTGGAATGCCAACTCCAGGGACTTGTAGTTTTGCAGGTTGGGAAGGACTTCCAGATGGTTCTTACTGGGGTGTAGTTCCAATTAGTGCAAAAGATATCAATGGCAAGTGGATGGAAAATAGCCAGACAGAGCCTATGATTAAGGTAAAAAACATGCCTGGACAAATTGATAATGGATCAGATCAACAACTGGATCGGGCGATTATGGAGTTGCTTAAAGATGTAAAGTAA
- a CDS encoding YchJ family protein, giving the protein MKCPCNPYRTYENCCAKAHRDILQVTTAEQLMRSRYSAFVLGNIAFLQESHHSSNSPDKKEARQIENWTNSVNWIKLVVLQTNEGLEKDSTGTVAFKAFYMENNKVQVIHENSRFCKENGHWVYLDAQD; this is encoded by the coding sequence ATGAAATGTCCTTGTAATCCTTACCGTACATATGAAAATTGTTGTGCAAAAGCACATCGCGATATCTTACAGGTTACCACTGCAGAGCAGCTCATGCGTTCAAGGTATAGTGCTTTTGTACTGGGTAATATTGCTTTTTTACAGGAGAGTCATCATTCTTCCAATAGTCCTGATAAAAAAGAGGCTCGACAAATAGAAAACTGGACCAATTCAGTGAACTGGATCAAACTTGTAGTACTTCAAACTAACGAAGGATTAGAGAAAGATAGCACGGGTACTGTAGCATTTAAAGCCTTTTATATGGAAAACAATAAGGTGCAGGTGATTCATGAAAATTCTCGATTCTGTAAAGAAAATGGACACTGGGTCTATCTGGATGCTCAGGATTGA
- a CDS encoding alpha/beta hydrolase gives MSFKHSLVFMCFGFILTSCSLKKFKNIDYKTFHIEETPAPTLNIFTKRGTKDSLQPVLIFVHGGYWNSGRKEIYNFLGRNFARNEVTVVIPDYTKSPVASYKEMTAQIAQSIKWTQKNISTYGGDPSQIYITGHSAGVHLSSLAVMNQQYGVAPNTVKGIILNDAAGLDMYSYLLENKPTEQYNYISTWTLDPENWKAASPYYFIDEQTPEIKIYTGTKTYASIIAGNEKFVQELQKYQPDVQIEFLDKKHIPMVTQLFFPWNDRIDEIVAFMKK, from the coding sequence ATGTCTTTCAAACATTCCCTTGTTTTTATGTGTTTTGGTTTTATTCTTACGAGTTGTTCTTTGAAAAAATTCAAGAACATAGACTATAAGACCTTTCATATAGAAGAAACACCTGCACCTACCTTAAATATTTTCACGAAACGCGGTACAAAGGATTCCTTACAACCTGTGTTAATTTTTGTTCACGGTGGTTACTGGAACAGTGGTCGTAAAGAAATTTACAATTTCCTTGGCCGCAATTTTGCGCGTAATGAAGTTACTGTTGTCATCCCTGATTATACTAAAAGTCCAGTGGCCAGCTATAAAGAAATGACAGCGCAAATTGCACAATCCATCAAATGGACGCAAAAAAACATTTCAACCTATGGTGGCGATCCCAGTCAAATTTACATTACCGGACACAGTGCTGGTGTGCATTTAAGTTCCCTAGCCGTAATGAATCAGCAATATGGTGTAGCGCCAAATACTGTAAAAGGAATTATTTTAAACGATGCGGCAGGACTGGACATGTATTCCTACTTACTAGAAAATAAGCCTACCGAGCAATACAACTACATCAGTACTTGGACGCTGGACCCAGAAAACTGGAAAGCCGCTTCTCCATATTACTTTATAGATGAGCAAACGCCTGAAATAAAAATCTATACAGGGACAAAAACCTATGCCTCCATTATAGCTGGTAATGAAAAGTTTGTTCAAGAGCTTCAAAAATACCAACCTGATGTTCAAATAGAATTTCTAGATAAAAAGCACATTCCCATGGTAACCCAGCTCTTCTTCCCATGGAATGATCGCATTGATGAGATCGTTGCATTTATGAAGAAGTGA
- a CDS encoding protein adenylyltransferase SelO produces MRKLHIDNSFTNALPKDPIEENYTRQVEHVAFSKALPLKFAKSSFIHISKLAKELGFTEEDLQSEEFLQLFTGQQPYPNTESYAMAYAGHQFGNWAGQLGDGRAINLFETLQDGNRWAFQLKGAGPTPYSRSGDGLAVLRSSIREHLCSEAMHHLGIPSTRSLSLSLSGEEVLRDVMYDGHPAHEKGAIVCRVAPSFIRFGNFELAAAQGENELLKELADYTIATFFTDIKTSGAEAYLQFFQEVTDRTLEMIMHWQRVGFVHGVMNTDNMSILGLTIDYGPYGWLEPYDHGWTPNTTDRQHKRYRYGAQPEIGLWNLLQLANALFPLIEDAPALQRILDSYKTNYQVQYLDTMMNKIGIYYTHKDDRDLMQALEENLHLHETDMTIFYRELSKIDSKTAVKDAFKVISASFYTNTDVEEKHKNTWLQWLEAYIERLVFDMEQTDDDHSAFAKARIEKMNKTNPKYVLRNYISQLVIDAADQGDYELLGEVYEMLQNPYDEQPEFEKWYALRPEWARSKVGCSMLSCSS; encoded by the coding sequence ATGCGCAAACTACACATCGATAATAGCTTTACCAACGCTTTACCTAAAGATCCTATAGAAGAAAATTATACCCGACAAGTAGAGCATGTGGCGTTTTCAAAAGCGCTGCCATTGAAATTTGCTAAGAGTAGTTTTATACATATTTCAAAGCTCGCAAAAGAACTCGGCTTTACCGAAGAAGACCTGCAGTCCGAAGAGTTTCTACAACTCTTTACGGGCCAGCAGCCTTACCCAAATACAGAATCCTATGCGATGGCCTATGCAGGACATCAATTTGGCAATTGGGCCGGACAGTTAGGCGATGGTCGGGCGATCAATTTATTTGAAACCTTGCAAGATGGTAACCGCTGGGCTTTTCAATTAAAAGGCGCTGGTCCTACTCCATACTCGCGCAGTGGAGATGGTCTTGCCGTGTTGAGATCCAGTATTAGAGAGCATCTTTGTAGTGAGGCCATGCATCATTTAGGCATTCCTTCCACTCGATCGCTATCACTGTCATTAAGTGGTGAAGAAGTATTGCGCGACGTTATGTACGACGGTCATCCCGCTCATGAAAAAGGAGCCATCGTCTGTCGTGTAGCCCCTAGTTTTATACGATTTGGTAATTTTGAGTTGGCTGCCGCTCAAGGCGAAAACGAACTTCTCAAAGAACTTGCCGATTATACGATCGCTACCTTTTTTACAGACATCAAAACCAGTGGTGCCGAAGCTTATTTACAATTCTTTCAAGAAGTAACAGATCGCACCTTAGAAATGATCATGCACTGGCAACGAGTAGGCTTTGTTCATGGGGTGATGAATACCGATAACATGTCCATTCTAGGACTCACTATAGATTATGGACCTTATGGCTGGTTAGAACCTTACGACCACGGCTGGACTCCTAATACCACAGACCGACAGCATAAAAGATATAGATACGGCGCACAACCAGAAATTGGGCTTTGGAATTTACTTCAATTGGCTAATGCTCTTTTTCCACTGATAGAAGATGCTCCGGCACTTCAAAGAATCCTAGACAGTTACAAGACCAATTATCAGGTACAGTATTTAGATACCATGATGAACAAAATAGGTATTTATTACACTCATAAAGACGACCGTGATTTGATGCAAGCACTGGAAGAAAACCTGCACCTTCACGAGACCGACATGACTATTTTCTATCGTGAATTAAGCAAAATCGACTCAAAAACAGCTGTAAAAGATGCTTTTAAGGTGATTTCAGCGTCATTTTATACCAATACTGATGTAGAAGAAAAGCATAAAAACACTTGGCTGCAATGGTTGGAAGCTTACATAGAAAGGCTGGTGTTTGATATGGAGCAAACTGATGATGACCACTCCGCTTTCGCGAAAGCGAGGATAGAAAAAATGAACAAGACCAACCCTAAATACGTCTTGAGAAACTACATCTCACAGCTGGTTATCGATGCGGCTGACCAAGGTGATTATGAATTACTTGGAGAGGTATATGAAATGCTTCAAAACCCATACGACGAGCAACCCGAATTTGAAAAATGGTATGCTTTACGACCAGAATGGGCGCGCTCTAAAGTAGGTTGTAGTATGTTGAGTTGTAGTAGTTAA
- a CDS encoding GNAT family N-acetyltransferase, with protein MIYSLTKNDVHLPYLPQPNNAVNLRKATYLDKKLVSEILVSAFLPLTEENSINLVVKQDQKRAVRMQVLMEYLFERALLFGEVYISDNDKACILIKFPHLEKISFRTIILDVKMAFKCIGIERIFGVIKRQHMAHKNYPKEAHIRPVILGVKRESDGKGTAVRLMIEVRNKYKNNQLPVIIDAASISNAQMYQKFGFRLIKKEETLGFPIYFLRLN; from the coding sequence TTGATTTATTCACTGACCAAAAACGATGTCCATTTACCTTACCTACCCCAACCAAATAATGCTGTCAATTTGAGAAAAGCAACTTATCTAGACAAGAAGCTCGTATCCGAAATACTGGTTTCTGCCTTTTTACCATTGACAGAAGAAAACTCTATAAATCTTGTGGTAAAACAAGATCAAAAAAGAGCAGTGCGCATGCAGGTGTTAATGGAATACTTATTTGAAAGAGCCCTACTTTTTGGAGAAGTTTATATATCAGATAATGACAAAGCATGTATCTTAATAAAATTCCCTCATCTAGAAAAAATCAGCTTTAGAACCATCATTCTAGACGTTAAAATGGCATTTAAATGTATAGGCATAGAACGTATTTTTGGTGTGATAAAAAGGCAGCACATGGCACATAAAAACTATCCAAAAGAAGCACATATAAGACCCGTTATACTTGGGGTTAAAAGGGAGTCTGACGGTAAGGGGACTGCCGTACGTTTAATGATAGAAGTCAGAAATAAATATAAGAACAATCAGCTGCCCGTCATCATAGATGCGGCATCCATAAGCAATGCTCAAATGTATCAGAAATTTGGGTTTAGGCTCATTAAAAAAGAAGAAACTCTGGGCTTTCCTATTTACTTTTTAAGGCTCAATTAG
- a CDS encoding exonuclease domain-containing protein, producing the protein MNFKEQYYCVIDVETTGNRISNNRMTEICMVRMLGSEVIEKFTSLIDPESLIPDFITSLTGIDNEMVAAAPLFSEVAEEIERMTRDCIFVAHNVNFDYNIIHNEFKRLGYDFKRKKLCTVRLSRELIPGMNSYSLGKLCHSLGISLENRHRAEGDTDATVTLFQRLLEIDTDGEEFTKFLKGSNKEGTFPPHLDRSLFDELPGTPGVYLFKNQAQKVIYVGKAIDIKKRVLSHFYSKTSKSYLMCQEIFHIEHIPTGNELVALLQEADLIKQYYPKFNSAQKKPRAAYQILHYKNQIGVIQFAVGLVKSYDYSVVTHYDRSHAVEQLEQLCADFNLCPRYCSFKTPVDCSSHYKLKNCKGVCKKEELVSLYNIRATQAITALHNQNSNYIIKQPGRTAEEACFIMVKDGEYQGYGFVDQYASIATMEDCEDYIDRKAANYHTNQIIRSYLKKYGEQNVVYNQPLAG; encoded by the coding sequence GTGAATTTTAAAGAACAGTATTATTGTGTTATAGATGTAGAGACTACAGGCAATAGAATAAGTAATAACCGCATGACAGAGATCTGTATGGTGCGCATGCTGGGAAGCGAAGTGATTGAAAAATTCACAAGCCTTATTGATCCTGAGAGTTTGATCCCCGATTTTATTACTAGTTTAACTGGGATTGATAACGAAATGGTCGCTGCGGCTCCTTTGTTTTCTGAAGTGGCTGAAGAAATAGAACGCATGACACGCGACTGTATTTTTGTTGCGCATAATGTCAACTTTGATTACAATATCATACACAATGAATTCAAACGTCTAGGTTATGATTTTAAACGTAAAAAGTTGTGTACCGTACGACTTTCAAGAGAATTGATTCCAGGAATGAATTCCTATAGCTTAGGGAAGTTGTGCCATTCTTTGGGCATCTCGCTAGAAAATAGACATCGTGCCGAAGGGGATACCGATGCAACAGTGACTTTATTTCAAAGGTTACTAGAAATAGATACGGATGGTGAAGAGTTTACAAAGTTTCTAAAAGGAAGTAATAAGGAAGGAACTTTTCCGCCGCATTTAGACCGGTCTCTTTTTGATGAATTGCCAGGTACTCCAGGGGTATATCTGTTTAAAAATCAGGCTCAAAAGGTCATTTACGTCGGTAAAGCCATCGATATTAAAAAACGGGTGCTGTCTCATTTTTATTCTAAAACGAGCAAGTCTTATCTGATGTGTCAAGAAATCTTCCATATAGAACACATTCCTACGGGTAATGAATTGGTCGCTTTATTACAAGAAGCAGATCTCATCAAACAGTACTACCCCAAATTCAATAGCGCCCAGAAGAAACCAAGAGCCGCTTATCAAATCCTACACTACAAAAACCAAATAGGAGTTATTCAATTTGCTGTAGGACTGGTGAAGTCTTATGACTATTCGGTAGTCACTCATTACGATAGATCGCATGCGGTAGAACAATTAGAACAACTCTGTGCAGACTTTAACCTCTGTCCGCGATATTGCAGTTTTAAAACTCCAGTAGATTGCTCATCTCACTACAAACTCAAAAACTGCAAAGGCGTCTGTAAAAAAGAAGAACTGGTTTCGCTCTATAATATCAGAGCGACTCAAGCAATCACTGCTTTACACAATCAAAACTCTAATTACATCATCAAACAACCAGGTCGCACAGCTGAAGAAGCTTGTTTTATTATGGTTAAAGATGGAGAGTATCAGGGTTATGGTTTTGTGGATCAATACGCTTCCATAGCCACCATGGAGGATTGTGAGGACTACATAGACCGCAAAGCAGCAAATTACCATACCAATCAGATCATACGCTCCTATCTGAAAAAATACGGAGAGCAAAATGTGGTCTATAATCAACCGCTGGCTGGTTAA
- a CDS encoding pyridoxamine 5'-phosphate oxidase family protein — protein MSNQNLIQKEAREKYLELSRNIKTAMMLTELGKAPIHAIPMGSKEILDNGDVIFFSKSTSEHNANIEKNNQTQLIFSDVTSKEFLSVYGTTEVSRNSELIEKHYDKLDANWFESKNDPTLTVLIFSPQEGHYWDNKTNALITLAKLAYTKATGDETEIGVSGSLKM, from the coding sequence ATGAGTAACCAAAACCTTATCCAAAAAGAAGCAAGAGAAAAATACTTAGAACTTTCTAGAAATATTAAAACTGCCATGATGTTGACAGAGCTAGGGAAAGCGCCTATTCATGCCATACCAATGGGGTCCAAAGAAATACTCGATAATGGGGATGTTATTTTCTTCAGTAAGTCGACCAGTGAGCACAATGCCAATATTGAAAAGAACAATCAGACGCAACTAATTTTTAGCGATGTGACATCTAAAGAATTTTTAAGCGTCTACGGTACCACAGAAGTCTCTAGAAATAGTGAATTAATTGAAAAGCACTATGATAAATTAGATGCCAATTGGTTTGAAAGTAAAAATGACCCAACACTTACGGTGCTTATTTTTAGTCCGCAAGAAGGACATTACTGGGATAACAAGACCAACGCTCTTATTACTTTGGCAAAATTAGCTTACACAAAAGCAACTGGCGACGAGACAGAAATAGGAGTGTCAGGCAGTCTGAAAATGTAA